In the Setaria italica strain Yugu1 chromosome VI, Setaria_italica_v2.0, whole genome shotgun sequence genome, one interval contains:
- the LOC101778179 gene encoding kinesin-like protein KIN-5C, with amino-acid sequence MSSRHDKEKAVNVQVLLRCRPFSDDELRSNAPQVVTCNDYQREVAVTQTIAGKQFDRVFTFDKVFGPTAKQQDLYDQAIIPIVHEVLEGFNCTIFAYGQTGTGKTYTMEGECRRAKSGPKGQLPADAGVIPRAVKQIFDTLERQNTEYSVKVTFLELYNEEITDLLAPEEILSKVALEDRQKKTLPLMEDGKGGVLVRGLEEEIVTNANEIFSLLERGSAKRRTAETLLNKQSSRSHSLFSITIHIKESTPEGEELIKCGKLNLVDLAGSENISRSGAREGRAREAGEINKSLLTLGRVITALVEHLGHVPYRDSKLTRLLRDSLGGRTKTCIIATVSPSVHCLEETLSTLDYAHRAKSIKNRPEVNQKMMKSTLIKDLYGEIDRLKAEVYAAREKVGVYIPKDRYQQEENERKAMADQIEQMNASLEANQKLISDLQQKYDSELQHSADLSKKLEVTEKCLDHTSNLLSTTKEDLKQAQYNLREKDFIISEQKKAENALTHQACVLRSDLEKFSRDNASLYSKIARGDKLSATNRSVVNTFQTDLASKLDVLSSTLNASIDQQNKHLKSVEDLCQSCVDSHDKATSELKKKILASKSLYLSHMEAFQNVVLLHKASANATLEDISSLSAASCCSLDQLLACVEGEAENIFSDIQNLLTTHRSELTHFTRELRESFLISLDRTKDMSTFIIGLFNKYVEETSKLHSHSNNTHEAQMKSIEDFQMAYEEQSKSEEQKLLADISSLVSKHITRQKELVGVRLNSLGDAARGNKAFLDEHTSAMECVTKDAKRKWEIFAEQAENDCKVGSSSSAAKHCRMETMLQECACTVDSAVQQWKKSHAAVNDLSKKHVAEVEVLVRMAVENNEQHEVEIASSRTMAEEHASNSSKDITQDIDNLLDEARNSSLRVVSTVEAHLAELQQLQENHSGQAASINTHADKAFQSSYKDYEPTGVTPVRSEPSVPSKGAIESLRAMPMETLANEFRENHPYESSKEPKPSLIPRSPLATIN; translated from the exons TTGGACCGACAGCAAAGCAGCAGGACTTGTATGACCAGGCGATTATTCCTATTGTCCATGAGGTCTTGGAGGGATTCAACTGCACCATATTTGCGTATGGCCAGACGGGCACAGGAAAAACTTATACCATGGAAGGAGAGTGCAGGAGAGCCAAG AGCGGACCAAAGGGTCAGTTGCCTGCAGATGCTGGAGTCATACCTAGGGCAGTGAAGCAGATCTTTGATACCCTGGAGAGGCAGAATACTGAGTACAGTGTTAAGGTCACGTTCCTGGAGCTGTACAATGAGGAAATCACAGATCTTCTTGCACCCGAGGAGATATTATCTAAGGTTGCTCTTGAAGATAGACAGAAGAAAACCTTACCTCTTATGGAGGATGGGAAGGGTGGAGTGCTTGTTAGAGGTCTTGAGGAAGAAATAGTCACGAATGCGAATGAAATATTCTCTTTGTTGGAAAGAGGATCTGCAAAACGTCGCACAGCAGAGACACTTTTGAATAAACAATCTAG TCGGTCGCACTCCCTTTTCTCAATCACTATTCATATAAAAGAGTCAACCCCTGAAGGAGAAGAACTGATAAAGTGCGGGAAGTTAAATCTAGTTGACTTGGCTGGTTCTGAGAACATCTCTCGTTCTGGAGCCAGAGAG GGCCGTGCAAGGGAGGCTGGTGAAATTAATAAAAGCTTGCTTACTTTAGGCCGTGTGATCACGGCGTTGGTAGAGCACCTAGGACATGTTCCTTACAG GGACAGTAAACTCACAAGGTTGCTACGCGATTCATTAGGAGGAAGAACAAAGACTTGCATTATTGCAACTGTTTCACCCTCTGTGCATTGCCTTGAAGAAACTTTGAGTACATTAGACTATGCACACCGGGCGAAGAGTATCAAGAACAGGCCTGAG GTCAATCAGAAAATGATGAAATCAACATTAATCAAAGATCTTTATGGCGAAATTGACCGACTTAAAGCAG AGGTATATGCTGCTAGAGAAAAAGTCGGAGTGTACATTCCCAAAGATAGATATCAACAGGAGGAAAATGAGCGAAAG GCAATGGCTGATCAGATTGAACAAATGAATGCTTCTTTGGAAGCAAATCAGAAGCTAATTAGCGATCTGCAACAGAAGTATGATTCTGAGCTTCAACATTCTGCTGATTTGAGCAAAAAGCTTGAAGTGACAGAG AAATGTCTGGACCACACAAGCAACCTACTCTCTACAACAAAAGAAGATCTGAAACAAGCACAATATAATCTGAGGGAGAAAGACTTCATAATTTCAGAGCAGAAAAAAGCAG AAAATGCTTTAACACATCAAGCTTGTGTTCTGAGATCAGATCTGGAAAAATTTAGTCGTGATAATGCTTCACTCTATTCAAAAATTG CTAGGGGGGACAAGCTAAGTGCCACAAACAGGTCAGTTGTGAATACATTCCAAACTGACCTTGCTTCGAAGTTGGATGTTCTATCCAGTACGCTTAATGCATCCATAGACCAACAAAACAAGCACCTAAAGTCCGTGGAGGACTTGTGTCAATCTTGTGTTGATTCCCATGACAAG GCCACTTCTGAGCTGAAAAAGAAGATTTTGGCTTCAAAATCATTATACTTGTCGCATATGGAAGCCTTCCAAAATGTTGTGCTACTACATAAAGCAAGTGCAAATGCCACACTTGAGGATATATCATCACTGTCTGCTGCAAGCTGCTGTAGTCTTGACCAG CTACTAGCTTGTGTGGAGGGAGAGGCAGAAAATATATTTAGTGATATCCAGAACTTGTTGACCACCCACCGAAGTGAACTGACACACTTCACTCGAGAATTAAGGGAG AGTTTCCTAATTAGCTTGGACAGGACAAAAGATATGTCTACCTTTATTATTGGGCTATTCAACAAATATGTTGAGGAAACCTCAAAGTTGCATAGCCACTCAAACAACACTCATGAAGCACAAATGAAAAGCATTGAAGATTTTCAGATGGCTTACGAG GAACAATCAAAATCAGAGGAACAGAAGCTTCTGGCTGACATAAGCAGCTTAGTGTCTAAACACATTACTCGACAAAAAGAGCTG GTTGGTGTTAGGTTGAATTCTCTGGGTGATGCTGCCCGTGGAAACAAGGCATTTTTAGATGAACACACATCAGCCATGGAGTGCGTCACAAAAGATGCCAAGAGGAAGTGGGAGATATTTGCAGAGCAGGCGGAGAATGACTGCAAAGTTGGCTCCAGCTCTTCTGCAGCTAAGCATTGTCGCATGGAAACCATGCTGCAGGAGTG CGCGTGCACTGTTGACTCTGCTGTTCAGCAATGGAAGAAGTCACATGCTGCTGTTAACGATCTCAGCAAAAAACACGTCGCTGAAGTTGAAGTGCTTGTCAG GATGGCAGTTGAGAACAATGAGCAACATGAAGTGGAGATTGCATCATCTCGAACCATGGCTGAAGAACATGCATCCAATAGCAGCAAGGACATAACCCAGGACATTGACA ATCTCCTGGACGAGGCACGCAATTCAAGTTTGAGAGTAGTGTCAACGGTGGAGGCTCACTTAGCAGAGCTGCAACAGCTGCAAGAGAACCACTCTGGCCAGGCTGCCAGCATCAACACGCACGCTGACAAGGCTTTCCAAAGCAGCTACAAG GACTACGAGCCGACTGGTGTGACTCCAGTTAGGTCTGAGCCAAGCGTGCCAAGCAAAGGCGCGATCGAGTCGCTGCGGGCGATGCCCATGGAGACCCTAGCGAACGAGTTCCGCGAGAACCACCCGTACGAATCGAGCAAAGAGCCCAAGCCGTCGCTCATCCCTCGTTCGCCGCTCGCGACAATCAACTGA
- the LOC101777766 gene encoding uncharacterized protein LOC101777766, with protein MGSASSPPPSRRRWSWGSALAGAATTAAATALVLCRPRDPRFELISISLSTFHFRAPAALDIGLTLTVHATNPNVVPVRYGPSTVSITYGGAHLGTAHLDAGGQPATSCRLLHLPARLDGVELAHRARSILSDVARRHMELDAAVEIAGEAAVLLWSRPFSVRIDSHITVDPVFLEVVEQENRSEMQLYLA; from the coding sequence ATGGGCAGCGCGTCGTCCccaccgccgtcgcggcggcggtggagctgggGCTCGGCGCTGGCcggcgcggcgacgacggccgccgcgacggcgctGGTGCTGTGCCGGCCGCGTGACCCACGGTTCGAGCTCATCTCCATCAGCCTGTCCACCTTCCACTTCCGGGCGCCGGCCGCGCTGGACATCGGGCTCACCCTCACCGTGCACGCCACCAACCCCAACGTGGTGCCCGTGCGCTACGGGCCCTCCACCGTCTCCATCACCTACGGCGGCGCGCACCTCGGCACGGCGCACCTCGACGCCGGCGGGCAGCCCGCCACCTCCTGCCGCCTGCTCCACCTCCCGGCGCGCCTCGACGGCGTCGAGCTCGCGCACCGCGCGCGCTCCATCCTCTCCGACGTCGCGCGCCGCCACATGgagctcgacgccgccgtcgagatcgccggcgaggcggccgtgCTCCTCTGGTCCCGCCCCTTCTCCGTCCGCATCGACAGCCACATCACCGTCGACCCCGTCTTCCTCGAGGTGGTCGAGCAGGAGAACCGCTCGGAGATGCAGCTCTACCTCGCCTGA
- the LOC101775865 gene encoding probable uridine nucleosidase 1 → MGQDGHQIRGNKLIIDTDPGIDDSMTILMAFRTPSVEIIGLTTIFGNVSTEGATRNALLLCERAGHPEVPVAEGSPEPLKGGKPRIADFVHGSDGIGNMFLPEPTSKKVEESAAEFLVNKVSEFPGEVSVLALGPLTNVALAIKRDPSFASKVKKIVVLGGAFFAAGNVNPAAEANIHGDPEAADIVFTSGADIVVVGINITTQVCLKDEDLLELRNSKGKHAQFLSEMCKFYRDWHAKSDGFHGIFLHDPVSFTALVHPEYFTFKKGVVRVETQGICTGHTLMDQGLKKWNSENPWSGYKPISVAWMVDVPKVISFIKKLLMAP, encoded by the exons ATGGGGCAGGACGGCCACCAGATCCGCGGCAACAAGCTCATCATCGACACGGATCCCGGCATCG ATGATAGCATGACAATCCTAATGGCGTTCAGAACACCAAGCGTGGAAATCATTGGGTTGACGACCATATTTGGCAACGTCAGCACGGAGGGTGCAACGCGTAATGCACTGTTGCTG TGTGAGAGAGCAGGGCATCCTGAAGTTCCAGTAGCTGAGGGCAGCCCTGAGCCCCTAAAG GGAGGAAAGCCTCGTATTGCTGATTTTGTTCATGGGTCAGATGGCATTGGGAATATGTTTCTTCCTGAACCCACTTCTAAGAAAGTTGAGGAAAGTGCTGCTGAGTTCCTGGTCAATAAGGTCTCTGAGTTTCCAGGAGAGGTCTCAGTACTTGCTTTGGGGCCCCTGACAAATGTAGCATTG GCTATCAAAAGAGACCCATCTTTTGCAAGCAAGGTGAAGAAAATAGTTGTACTGGGTGGAGCTTTCTTCGCGGCAGGAAATGTCAACCCTGCAGCTGAAGCAAAT ATCCATGGAGATCCAGAAGCAGCTGACATTGTTTTTACCTCAGGAGCAGATATTGTCGTGGTTGGCATTAACATAACAACTCAAGTCTGCTTGAAAG ATGAGGATCTCTTGGAGCTAAGAAACTCGAAAGGGAAGCACGCACAGTTCTTATCTGAGATGTGCAAGTTTTACAGGGATTGGCATGCCAAGTCTGATGGTTTCCACG GAATTTTCCTTCATGATCCTGTGAGCTTCACGGCCCTAGTTCACCCTGAGTACTTCACCTTCAAGAAGGGTGTGGTGAGAGTAGAGACCCAGGGCATTTGCACTGGCCACACTTTGATGGATCAGGGATTGAAAAA GTGGAATTCAGAGAACCCATGGTCAGGCTATAAACCGATTTCGGTTGCATGGATGGTCGATGTGCCAAAGGTTATCAGCTTCATAAAGAAGCTGCTCATGGCACCATGA
- the LOC101777086 gene encoding uncharacterized protein LOC101777086 isoform X1: MQSMAPPAALHRAPLLLPCRVAAPSAAATARARAASLVAVRAQPDTTAAAASTSSPDPPQPPEFKPPPGFKPPEPKKFAVREGQQGGVLGASLAIPLRLGTGVFVLGYSPSLVSPSEIPSDQYALELGAWKVKEESKIGQCKRPEKPIEIYEFEGCPFCRKVREMVSVLDLDVLFYPCPQKGPTFRPKVLEMGGKKQFPYMVDPNTRVAMYESDDIIQYLADTYGDGTVPIMLKLGLLTAITAGLAMLGRIGKGNSYTASKVPPQPIEIWAYEGSPFCKLVRETLVELELPHCYTAALVAAPGARNFSRKWELSRRLTSKIQIPESRCSKALKS, encoded by the exons ATGCAATCCATGGCTCCTCCCGCCGCGCTGCACCGcgcgcctctcctcctcccgtgCCGCGTCGCCGCCCCGAGTGCCGCCGCCACAGCGCGCGCCAGGGCCGCCTCCCTCGTCGCGGTCAGGGCCCAGCCGGACAccaccgccgcagccgcctccaCATCCTCCCCCgacccgccgcagccgccggagTTCAAGCCGCCTCCGGGGTTCAAGCCGCCCGAGCCCAAGAAGTTCGCCGTCAGGGAGGGCCAGCAGGGCGGTGTCCTCGGCGCCTCGCTCGCCATCCCTCTCCGCCTCGGCACCGGCGTCTTCGTCCTCGG GTACTCGCCATCACTTGTTTCTCCCTCAGAGATACCATCAGACCAGTATGCTCTGGAATTGGGAG CTTGGAAGGTGAAGGAGGAATCAAAGATAGGACAGTGCAAACGCCCAGAAAAGCCTATCGAGATTTATGAATTTGAAGG TTGTCCGTTTTGTCGAAAG GTCAGGGAAATGGTATCTGTCTTGGACCTGGATGTATTGTTCTATCCCTGTCCTCAAAAAGGCCCAACATTCCGTCCGAAAGTCCTCGAGATGGGTGGAAAGAAACAATTTCCTTACATG GTGGATCCAAATACAAGGGTCGCCATGTATGAATCGGACGACATCATACAATACCTGGCTGATACATATG GTGATGGAACTGTTCCAATTATGCTAAAACTCGGTCTACTGACA GCAATCACGGCAGGGCTTGCTATGCTTGGTCGTATCGGAAAG GGAAATTCGTATACTGCTTCAAAAGTTCCACCTCAGCCGATAGAGATATGGGCATATGAG GGATCTCCGTTCTGCAAATTAGTACGGGAGACCCTCGTTGAGTTGGAACTGCCGCATTGCTACACAG CTGCGCTCGTGGCAGCCCCAGGCGCCAGGAATTTTTCAAGAAAATGGGAACTTTCCAG GCGCCTTACATCGAAGATCCAAATACCGGAGTCAAGATGTTCGAAAGCGCTGAAATCATAG
- the LOC101776271 gene encoding 60S ribosomal protein L10a: protein MSKLQSEVLKEAISQIVGDSKEKNRKFTETVELQNWSEELMTRRRTSVSVAPLSCPTSPAPKMKVCMLGDAQHVEEAEKIGLDYMDVEALKKMNKNKKLVKKLAKKYHAFLASEAIIKQIPRLLGPGLNKAGKFPTLVTHQESLESKVNETKATVKFQLKKVLCMGVAVGNLSMEEKQIQQNIQMSVNFLVSLLKKNWQNVRCLYIKSTMGKPYRVF from the exons ATGAG TAAGTTGCAATCTGAGGTTCTCAAGGAGGCCATCTCCCAGATCGTTGGGGATTCCAAGGAGAAGAATAGGAAGTTCACCGAGACAGTTGAGCTTCAGAATTGGTCTGAAGAACTTATGACCCGCAGAAGGACAAGCGTTTCAGTGGCTCCGTTAAGCTGCCCCACATCCCCCGCCCCCAAGATGAAGGTGTGCATGCTTGGTGATGCCCAGCACGTTGAGGAG GCTGAGAAGATTGGACTTGACTACATGGATGTTGAGGCtctgaagaagatgaacaagaacaagaagctTGTTAAGAAGCTTGCCAAGAAGTACCATGCTTTCTTAGCATCAGAGGCCATCATCAAGCAGATTCCCCGTCTCCTTGGTCCTGGTCTCAACAAGGCAG GCAAGTTCCCTACACTGGTTACCCACCAGGAGTCTCTTGAATCCAAGGTGAACGAGACGAAAGCTACAGTCAAGTTCCAGCTGAAGAAGGTTCTTTGCATGGGTGTTGCTGTTGGTAACCTGTCGATGGAGGAGAAGCAGATCCAGCAGAACATCCAGATGAGCGTCAACTTCCTTGTGTCCCTTCTGAAGAAGAATTGGCAGAAT GTGAGGTGCCTGTACATCAAGAGCACTATGGGGAAGCCGTACAGGGTGTTCTAA
- the LOC101776669 gene encoding probable calcium-binding protein CML48 codes for MADYNRYGHGYSHAPPPSAPPAPMPTTSAPPSSSSSYGYGYGQGGYPSAYPPQPAAGFGFGYGPVPVAFPPGTHPDVERAFRAADRDCSGAIDEHELQGALSSAYHRFSIRTVRLLMFLFNDPASSSPSRMGPAQFVSLWNCLGQWRGIFDRYDRDRSGKIDSHELTEALRSLGYAVPPSVIELLIANYNNGVPRNGALDFDNFVECGMIVKGLTEKFKEKDTRYTGSATLTYDGFLSMVIPFIVP; via the exons atggCCGACTACAACCGCTACGGCCACGGCTACAGCCAcgctccgccgccgtccgccccgCCCGCTCCCATGCCCACCACCTctgcgccgccctcctcctcctcctcctacggTTACGGCTACGGCCAGGGCGGCTACCCGTCCGCCTACCCCCCTCAGCCGGCGGCGGGATTCGGATTCGGCTACGGCCCCGTCCCCGTCGCCTTCCCGCCGGGGACGCACCCGGACGTCGAGCGCGCCTtccgcgccgccgaccgcgACTGCAGCGGCGCCATCGACGAGCACGAGCTGCAGGGGGCGCTCTCCTCCGCCTACCACCGATTCAGCATCCGCACCGTCCGCCTCCTCATGTTCCTCTTCAACGAcccggcctcctcgtcgccgtcacGGATGG GGCCAGCACAGTTTGTATCCCTCTGGAATTGCCTTGGGCAATGGCGG GGTATTTTTGACAGATACGATAGGGATCGGAGTGGAAAAATTGACTCCCATGAGTTGACAGAAGCTCTTCGCAGTCTTGGATATGCGGTTCCACCTTCTGTCATCGAGCTTCTTATAGCGAATTACAACAATGGTGTGCCTAGAAATGGTGCACTGGACTTTGACAACTTTGTGGA ATGTGGCATGATTGTGAAG GGTTTAACTGAGAAATTCAAGGAGAAGGATACCCGGTACACTGGCTCAGCGACCCTTACATACGATGGATTCTTGTCGATGGTCATCCCCTTTATTGTACCTTAG
- the LOC101777086 gene encoding uncharacterized protein LOC101777086 isoform X2 — protein MQSMAPPAALHRAPLLLPCRVAAPSAAATARARAASLVAVRAQPDTTAAAASTSSPDPPQPPEFKPPPGFKPPEPKKFAVREGQQGGVLGASLAIPLRLGTGVFVLGYSPSLVSPSEIPSDQYALELGAWKVKEESKIGQCKRPEKPIEIYEFEGCPFCRKVREMVSVLDLDVLFYPCPQKGPTFRPKVLEMGGKKQFPYMVDPNTRVAMYESDDIIQYLADTYGDGTVPIMLKLGLLTAITAGLAMLGRIGKGNSYTASKVPPQPIEIWAYEGSPFCKLVRETLVELELPHLLVTENHPCSCARGSPRRQEFFKKMGTFQAPYIEDPNTGVKMFESAEIIEYLKATYALYPSS, from the exons ATGCAATCCATGGCTCCTCCCGCCGCGCTGCACCGcgcgcctctcctcctcccgtgCCGCGTCGCCGCCCCGAGTGCCGCCGCCACAGCGCGCGCCAGGGCCGCCTCCCTCGTCGCGGTCAGGGCCCAGCCGGACAccaccgccgcagccgcctccaCATCCTCCCCCgacccgccgcagccgccggagTTCAAGCCGCCTCCGGGGTTCAAGCCGCCCGAGCCCAAGAAGTTCGCCGTCAGGGAGGGCCAGCAGGGCGGTGTCCTCGGCGCCTCGCTCGCCATCCCTCTCCGCCTCGGCACCGGCGTCTTCGTCCTCGG GTACTCGCCATCACTTGTTTCTCCCTCAGAGATACCATCAGACCAGTATGCTCTGGAATTGGGAG CTTGGAAGGTGAAGGAGGAATCAAAGATAGGACAGTGCAAACGCCCAGAAAAGCCTATCGAGATTTATGAATTTGAAGG TTGTCCGTTTTGTCGAAAG GTCAGGGAAATGGTATCTGTCTTGGACCTGGATGTATTGTTCTATCCCTGTCCTCAAAAAGGCCCAACATTCCGTCCGAAAGTCCTCGAGATGGGTGGAAAGAAACAATTTCCTTACATG GTGGATCCAAATACAAGGGTCGCCATGTATGAATCGGACGACATCATACAATACCTGGCTGATACATATG GTGATGGAACTGTTCCAATTATGCTAAAACTCGGTCTACTGACA GCAATCACGGCAGGGCTTGCTATGCTTGGTCGTATCGGAAAG GGAAATTCGTATACTGCTTCAAAAGTTCCACCTCAGCCGATAGAGATATGGGCATATGAG GGATCTCCGTTCTGCAAATTAGTACGGGAGACCCTCGTTGAGTTGGAACTGCCGCATT TGTTAGTAACTGAAAATCATCCTTGCAGCTGCGCTCGTGGCAGCCCCAGGCGCCAGGAATTTTTCAAGAAAATGGGAACTTTCCAG GCGCCTTACATCGAAGATCCAAATACCGGAGTCAAGATGTTCGAAAGCGCTGAAATCATAGAGTACCTGAAGGCAACATATGCCCTTTATCCAAGCTCATAG